The Castanea sativa cultivar Marrone di Chiusa Pesio chromosome 11, ASM4071231v1 genome contains a region encoding:
- the LOC142617993 gene encoding protein REVEILLE 5-like: protein MLSVNPNPAAQGFHFFDPMNMAFNSLPPPTTTTTTTTTTTTTTSTTNNNNNNNNTASLLDDPSKKIRKPYTITKSRESWTEQEHDKFLEALQLFDRDWKKIEAFVGSKTVIQIRSHAQKYFLKVQKSGASEHVPPPRPKRKAAHPYPQKAPKNAPVISQATGQYQSSPVMLEPASYVYRPDSSSVLGNPMNSSTVSSWSFNSVPPVTVSQATKDDAGLAGPTIAQNCCYSSSNENMPKTRPTGEKINRGDHGNTARVMPDFAQVYGFIGSVFDPNSTGHLQRLKQMDRINLETVLLLMRNLSVNLTSPEFEDHRRLLSSYDADPEKAKSGRPHTNSHIDHSQSAILSA, encoded by the exons ATGTTGTCTGTAAACCCAAACCCAGCAGCTCAGGGGTTTCACTTCTTCGATCCAATGAATATGGCTTTTAATTCTCTGCCACCGCcaactactactactacaactacaactacaactacaactacaactagtactactaataataataacaataataacaatacgGCGTCGTTGTTGGATGATCCGAGTAAGAAGATCCGAAAACCGTATACGATTACCAAGTCCAGAGAAAGCTGGACGGAGCAAGAGCACGATAAGTTTCTCGAAGCTCTCCAATT ATTTGATCGTGACTGGAAGAAAATTGAAGCATTTGTTGGGTCTAAAACTGTTATCCAG ATACGTAGCCATGCACAGAAGTACTTTCTGAAGGTTCAGAAAAGTGGAGCGAGTGAACATGTACCACCCCCTCGACCAAAGAGAAAAGCAGCTCATCCGTATCCTCAGAAAGCCCCTAAAAATG CTCCAGTTATATCCCAAGCTACTGGGCAATATCAATCTTCACCTGTTATGCTTGAGCCTGCATCATATGTTTATAGGCCAGATTCATCATCAGTTCTTGGGAATCCAATGAACAGTTCAACTGTGTCTTCCTGGAGTTTTAATTCAGTGCCACCAGTTACTGTCTCACAAGCAACTAAAG ATGATGCAGGATTGGCTGGACCAACCATTGCACAGAATTGTTGCTATAGCAGTAGTAATGAAAACATGCCAAAGACGAGGCCAACAGGGGAAAAGATCAATCGAGGGGATCATGGCAACACAGCGCGAG TAATGCCAGATTTTGCTCAAGTTTACGGCTTCATTGGCAGTGTCTTCGATCCTAATTCCACTGGTCACTTACAAAGACTGAAACAGATGGACCGAATAAATTTGGAAACT GTATTGCTGTTGATGAGAAATCTCTCCGTCAATTTGACTAGTCCCGAGTTTGAGGATCAT AGAAGGCTACTTTCATCATATGATGCTGACCCTGAGAAGGCTAAATCTGGAAGGCCTCACACCAATTCCCACATTGATCACTCACAAAGTGCCATTCTATCTGCTTAG